The following proteins are co-located in the Candida dubliniensis CD36 chromosome 3, complete sequence genome:
- a CDS encoding mitochondrial import inner membrane translocase subunit, putative (Similar to S. cerevisiae TIM8;~In S. cerevisiae: mitochondrial intermembrane space protein mediating import and insertion of polytopic inner membrane proteins), with protein MSSLSTTAIQSLDEASRKEIMQFVESEQSKSKVQSSIHNFTDMCFKKCNKDKPITSATLDGQEEACLKNCLNRFLDTNIKVVEALQGR; from the coding sequence ATGTCGAGTTTATCTACCACGGCCATTCAGAGCCTTGATGAGGCTTCTAGGAAAGAGATTATGCAGTTTGTTGAGTCTGAACAGTCCAAGTCGAAGGTGCAGCTGTCGATCCATAACTTTACAGATATGTGTTTCAAAAAGTGCAACAAGGATAAGCCAATCACCAGTGCTACGTTAGACGGACAAGAGGAGGCGTGTCTTAAGAATTGTTTGAACCGGTTTTTAGATACAAATATCAAGGTTGTTGAGGCGTTGCAAGGCCGTTAG